ttcttcaaccTTTTTTCGTACTTCATCTATTTCATTTCCTTCCATGGTTGGTTTCGCCTTCTTCGAAATCGCAATGGCCATGAAGTAGAGACTCTCTGCACGAAAATAGTGAGGATGAAGACATATATTCTCAACGCAAATATAAACTAGGATACACACGAAAGCGTAACACACCTCAGTCGCCCACAAAGCCGTGCTAAAGCATCTGATCCCGTCCTGGATGCCACATCTTCTATTTCGGAAGCATTCTGCAAGTTAACAGTATCAGCAAGCCTGAATTCACAAAGCTCCTTCAAGGAACAAGCATCTGTTAGGACAGCTGAATGTCCACCGCCAGCTGCTAGTTTTCGCACTTCCCCTACACAcctgaaaattttcaaattttataaatatatgtatCTACCATTATGAACCCAAAAGTAAAAATGCACTGAATAACCGCAAACGTACCAATCAACAGGAGATGGATACCAAGCATACGTAGATTTCTCATTAGCTGCCTGACCATAGCTATTGTAACCCCATCCACAGATTCTTCCATCCTTCATTGAAACAAGAGTATGTGAATGTCCACAAGCAACATGTTGCACACCGTTTGGGACAACCAATACAGGTAGATTTCGAAGAAACGTCTCGGAGTCACCCACAACACATGAAAAATACCCTGCCTGGGGCCCGACGCCTAATTGTCCTACTTGACCGCCACCCCATGCATATAAAGAGCCATTTTGAGTAATGGCACATGTGTGTAAACCACCACATGCAATATCCTTCATACATATTCCATCAAGAGCAACAACTCTCCTGGGAATCAATTCTTTGTCCGTAGACTGAAGGGAACAATGACCGAGTTGACCCATACTTCCTAGTCCCCATGTATAGCTGTAAGTACAGAGAAAATTTCAAACAGAGCATTTACGCAAGCAAAATTAGAATTAATGATACATCCCTTATATAGTAAGAACTCGATGATGCCTATCCCGCCCCACAAGTAGGTAAATAGGTGTCTTAGTTCCTCAACAAAGAGTGTCCTGTAGCTTAGTTCCCTTTCCTTCTCTCTTCACTCTCATTcagaaattttcttttgtaaacTAACTCGCACAACAATTGCACGTGTGAAATTTCATGCCTGCAAACTTTCATACTCCCAAGTAGAAACTCTAATGTCACCATATATTGACATTATAAATCTATGATGtactaaataaaacaaaagaattCAAAGAAACTATATGTGAATGGCAGACACTCATGTTTCAACATTAACGCACAATTTGAAACACGATAAAATTCTATATAAGAGTAAGAACTTCATCATTTGATAGTCAAGCGACGGAACAGGTGTCAGCCACATCAAAATGATGATCATCCGAGTTAATTTCCTTTATATAGGAATTCTATTAGAATATCCCAAACCTTGAGATCTATGTGTTCTGTGGATAACCACAGTTCACAAACTTAAATATAAAAACTTCTTTCCCAGTTATTTAGTCTTAGTTCTTCAGATTACTTACACCTCGCCGTTTTCAGATATAGCTGCCGAATGGTACTCCCCACATGACACCTTAGTAATCTTTAAAAGCTCAGGGGCCTCATCAAGGAACTTTGCATAAGAATTTATAATGCGAGCTCCTTGTAGACCTTCGGAAGTTACACCCCTGCCTAGCTGACCATACTCATTGTAGCCTGGTCAACCAGAATAGGGATCGTATTATTATTGAGGTGGCAGGAAACTAGATAATAACTTAAGGTTCTCTCCAACTTCAAACTCAGTAAGGATAGATTCCCCAATATACTCACGAAATGCATATGAATGGAAatcaatttcattaaaaaatttcaacttAGAAGGCAACTTCAATAAAATCTTTCAAATACTAATATGCATAGATTAAATAAATCTAGATGAACTCACCCCAAGCTTGCAATTGGCCATCATCAGACAATGCCACCACATGAACTGCCCCACAGGACACTTGACAAATCATCTACAGCAAACAGATCGTTAGGTACTTGCTTTAAGGACTAATAACTGAAGTTCTTATTCTATTGCCTCATAAATTTATGTCACGTTCGTATAATCACCTAATAAATTTAAACACgctaatttatatgttaattcaaCATTAACTTTTATATCAACCAAAGACCATTCTATTTTATCTCACAATACTCTCTAGAATCCTAGAGGAGCTTCAACATAGAGATGAGAAACAAATTAACAACACAGCTATTTCATTGAATGAACTAGTTGAAGCCAAGGATCTAAGGATAGTGTAAAAATTTATGGAACAAATAAGGTAGTCTTCCCAGGTGTCAGACCTCTAAGTGAAGTCGCCCCTTGATACCAAGATTGGTTAAAATGATGGATTCCCAACTCACCTCACACAGAGGGAGATGCAAAAATGCATCGGAATAGTAACGAAGGATCTTGTGACGGATTAAAtacattgtttttatttttttatttttttcctctatGCACATCATGGCGACATCAGAAAGGGAGTTAAAAAGGAGAAGTAAAAAAgaactaataaaataataagattttatctatatatataggaaacaataacatttttattgatatgaTGAAATTACGAAAGGATGACCTATCAATAAGATTACAAAAAGATCTTCCATTGAGTAATGAGAGAATTTAAACcataattacaaataaggacCAATTTACACCGAAGTGTGGACTATATTAGTAACCAAAGAAGtaaataatgaaataacaaGATTTTAAAGAACTTTTAATAGATAAAAGATAGAATTATAACATGCACCAACTATATGAttgaaaaattaccgtttttggTGAGAAGGCTCCCCAAAATAAGCGTGGCAAATTGGATCCCTGTGATAAGAGAAGAGCAGATGAAAATGAAGAGGAGTTTGGAAAAGAACATCAACacttaaaacaaatatattaaaacCTGATTTTGTCCCCAAATCCAGAGTCGACTAGTTGAAATGGTGCCATCATTCTCACGAGGTTCAGCAATAGCAGCAGTACAATGTGCTCCACAGGAAACAGACTTCACAAACTCAGTCCGCAATTGATCCACTTTCTTTGGAAGTTTGCTCTTTTCCTCCGTTCCATCACCCAGTTGACCAAAATCATTTGCACCTGATCATTTCATTCGATAAAGATGGTATATCAAAATTGAGCACGTAAACATGCACCACAGGGGAAAAGGAAAGGTATATCAAATAGAAGGTTCATTCAGATAAAGAAGTGTGGGACAGTCTCCCATGATCTGAAGGTTTCATATCAGATGAGTCAGTCACAGGTACCACAATTAATCAAACTCGAGAAGTAACAAACCCTAATTGAtaccatctaaaattataatcCATATACTTTATTTCAGTTTCTGAATGGTCGGAAGATTTCCAGGATTGGAATAAATCAATAAAAGCACCTATCTTGGTATTCAAAGAATCAAACATAGATCTCATTTCCTTTCTTGGTCTGAAACCATGAGACACATCTAGGTTACAATAATCgataaaattaattctcttCCTTAACAaaaacaatgtttttttttatccaaacaGTTTCAGGAGTGGCAACTGAACTGTCAAGGTTATCCCctaaaacaattttttactTACCAAACCCAtttcaacaaaaaataaaataaaattaaaataaaataaaataaaaaaatccaaaaatatgGAAAAGAAGCCTGATGTTGAgttctaaaagaagaaaaaactcgTTTCTAAACatctcaaaagaacaaaaatacGGGTTATCAGTAACAAAGAGCAGGAATAAGGTCAAACCCCAGGTAAAAAGTGACCCATCCGAAGCCACAGCCGCCGTATGTTCGCGACCACAAGCAATATCCAGCCAGCGAGAATTAATTTCACCTGGGCATCCAAAAAGATCAGGATGAAGCTGCCTAGGAACCCTTAACTGATGATCCTTCCCCTTTCGACCCGTTTGGCCCGATTGATTATAACCCCAAACATAAATTGCACTCTTTCTTGGCAGGCTTACATTCTTGTTCGTCCCAAAGACCTCGTCAATGTCCATTTCTTGCCTCCAAAAATTTCTACCAAATGAAAGAAGAATTACAGAATAATATAACTATTCTCTTGTAATTTCTAAAACTCCAATCCAATCGATTgagcaaaaatgaaaaatcagaTTCAGAAATTCTCGTTGCAATGAAAAAGGCAGAATCAATTCCGTATGATTGGATTCAGACAGTGAAAAGAcgatatgaaaatttaaagaaaaggagagagaaagaagagtaCCTGAGGAAAAGGATCGGTAAAGAAAATTCGAAATGGAAAGGAAGTTCgaagaaaggaaataaaatgcTTGAAAGACAACAATCGCCGTTTTCCATTGTTCCGCGAAAGTTGGAGATGTGCCGAGCTGCTGATGGGCCTGGCCCATTTCTTTGCCCTCATTTCGGGCCTCTTGATAATGAATTTTATGACCTTTTTtggaaatatttattaaaatatatcaaaatttgagaatatttacaatttatcATGATCTAGTCTTTACAAATGTTAAATATCAAGTCTTCTTTAAAAATTTCGATGTCTCATTCTTACAAAAATGTGCATGaaaatatctataaaatattgatgatactttttagaaaaaaaatataatgataaaaaataaaattaataaatatttgtcactttttaattaaaattaaaaaagtctatatatatatatatattatcaatctcttgcaatataataaaaatattgatttacATTTATGTCGATGTGGAACCtatcaacatatgaaaatattgatagaaatgTCTATGTCAACACAAACCTAGTAACAAGTGTATAACTCAAAAAAGAAGGCATCTCTACTAAAAACACGATTCTTCTACTATTTGCCAAGTTGAGCTATGTTCAAGATGGAACCAAACTCATGTAGTTATAAGTAACATtgttgcgtataatgttgctcttgatattatatctgaaaataaagattctgaaccaaaatctgtcaAAAAATGATgacatagaaaatattggcTTCACGTTCAAAACATCAAATTTTTGGACTAATAGTCTGAACACCAGAAGATGTTAAACTTGTGgaatacaaatgagtatttgtgagaaaaataaatgaaaataatgaggtcacaatatataaagaaagactagttgcacgatgtttttcacaaagaccctgtattgattatgaggagacatattatTTAGTGGTGGATGTAATTaaactaagatatttaattggcctgAATGTGTATGAAAGtatggatatgcatcttatggatgtaatcacaacatatttatatgggcCTTCTGATAATGATATCTATATGATAATTccataaggatttaaggtacctgaaacatataaatcaaattcttgGTAATTGTATTTAGTAAAGTTACATAGAttactatatggattgaaactatcaggacgaatgtggtacaatcgcctaagtggatatttgttgaaagaagaacatcaaaacaatccaatatgtccatgtgtttttgtaaagaaatcacaaccagtatttgctattataactgtatatgttgatgacataaatataattgggactccaaaagagctttcaaaggcaatagaatatcttaagaaagaaattgagatgACAAATCCCggaaaaataaaactttaccTTGGCTTGCAATTTGAGAATTCAgcagatgagatatttgttcatcagtcaacttattcaagaaaagttttgaaaatattttatatggacaaagcataTCCAttaaacattccaatggaagttcgttcactagatgtgaagaaagatatatttcgacctcaagatgataatgaagaacttattGGTCCTAAAATATCATATCTTAGTTCAATTGGTGCGCTTATGTATCTTGTTAGTGATGCAataccagatattgcattttcagtaaatttattagcaagacataattcttctccaacaaaaagatattggaaccaaattaagcatatactccattaTCTCCGATGAACGATCgacatgggtttgttttattcaagtaaatcaatttttgatttaGTTGGTTACACAGATTCTTGATATTTATCTGATATGCATAAAGCAAAATCTCAAATAGGttattgttgggaatggtgtcttaaatctccttgtaatctcgtagtttgtaaactctgtataaacatattgttattaataaaataagtgttattttataagtatttactcaatccaataaactaagatccgatgttattttatgtaaatttaaacaagtatgtagagacatacaggtggatcttgtttaaataataacctaaatggtctgtagtacatggataagattaggtaccttatcctggtgatattacagatacgacccactttgtaggtgttacaagtgtcgttaagtgctacaaatgatatgatcctgatcattcatgtggagacatgcgaggggaggtatcctatacaaagagtttccATAAGACCGGagcatgaaatgattagtctctttatataacaccactgataatagagacttacatttcactagaatgaccataggtgtcatgacctgaatcctgagtgagtcgtgaactcctactcatgaaggcggtcctttgatttgtatgggtgagagtggccagattgccaactcaacaagcctatcactttagggattcgtctgattgaagagctgggaacttagcttcataagaagaaattcactccttccccgatgcaagagtaagtagataaattgctcctttaaaggctgattctaggtcttgaacatagtggtcacaccctatCTTGGGAAGAGACGACTCAGCAtggtgggactatgacttattattcattagaggaatcagtggtacttaatgagttagatgtaactataagggaaaaatgataatttggcctaactatacttacgagcagtttgtgaagggtcatcacactattgattggttatatgaacacaaaaatatatatgtagtgcgaagagtgcaactgtcggtctttaatggagtgtttggcagttaacggatggtggatatcgtgattaaagagtttagtcagttattcacatatcattggagctttaagctacaggtctataaggttcctttggtagcttaatggattcaagttgagaataagtttttgggctagtttgaaatgttcaaattaataaaagagaatttgattatatatgatataattaaattaattaaattatatataatataattgatataatgtattttatacattattagattggaggaattaatataaatatgatttatattaaatgccataaaataggaaaagaactatggtttatatgttgcatatgatgcaatattaaaactataggttataaatataatatgataagttagttattgtatttatttatactttattaattatatgataacaatatttctttttctaaataacTGACCTTAGTGCGTGGTTATATGCGGTTTTATGGTAagtgtgagataaaaagaaaaaatagtttttcaaatcattcaatTGTTAAATCGTCTCACATAATTCACGATCGAGTAAAAGgagttttactacacgatagtaagagactaaatgatcgagcgtcgagtttactatacaatagtacactttactaagcgatcgagtatcaagtctatacgatagaccttctTCTTCTATACAATTGTTCATCACATACTCGATCCTTTACTTCGTTATTCCTTCTATCCATATTTATaaaaagcccacaactcctggattctcacatcgagaataccaaggtaatctcgTGGTTGTGTCAAGTTCTGTTTGAGGatcaaggatcgagttttactcgctGGTGATCGAGGATCTTCCAGTTAATCGTTACGTTCGTGTTGTTTGGATGCGTTGGTGACTAATCGAGGGAAATatatgaagaaagagttcttcaaatgtattgTCACTCAATCCTTTGTATTTGatttaagaagcatgttgtaatttagtctttaatgcataatctgtttctgtatgattgtaaatgtttatgttctttcacaatggagtttggaacgatcagTTTTTGCTCACTGGTTTtctagttttagagttccttcaattagtatcagagccaggttattctaatttccaaatttgattattatattgaataacatttacaatattggtgggttttaagtattctacaatgcgtttaaatgttaaatgtgGTTGTGGATGTTGTTGTTAAAGGATGTTTACGGGATGATAATCTCTGTTTAAAGTTTTCTTTACAATtctaaaagttaatttgtaaaggcTCCTATGTTTTTTGGAATAATTAACAAGTAATCGAGTCTGTGTTCAAGTTTTTGCTttgtttgagtcgttcgtgatgaagcttcagaagCATGAAGTTGTTGCTCGCTTCGAGGGAGAAGACGAATCattggtcgcatcgtgtagattaagctaaatgatcgtttagatttggctatacgatcgtgtagaaaagttatACTTGATTgtgtaatatttactaaacgatcacatagctaatgctatatgatcgagtaaagagtttactcgatcgtgttgcgTTAACTACTTGATCGAGTAGATGCTCggggtaaacgatcgcagagtatatgatacttgatGCAGGCGCGCGCGCTAAACGTTCGTGTAGGCCaacatgctcatcgcatagtcactggctacatGATCAGTGGTATACAATACTGATGCTTGctcctcgatcgtttagatgcatAATCGttgtctaaatgatcgcatgaCATGCGTTACTCGATATGCGTTGcacgatcgtatagactttcatgctcatcacatagtcctTAGCCACGCGATCAacgctacacgattgtttatacTTGATAAGCATTACTCGACGATCTGGAGAAGATGCTACATGATCAAGTGATGAGGCTTCTCCAGGGCAGTTCAAGACCTGatttgcctgtttgaaccggttgacttgatccttttgtaatagttagcttttctttCCCATTTTTTTAGGCATATTATCTCGgtccatcaatttttatttaatgtacatgtgatgtatgtttgtttatatgtcataatgtatgacatataattttaaaatccaccataggttatgcattttttcatgcgtcatctttatattataagtgttataatatagtagtttacatgattaaattacttaaagcatgctcatgcatcatattttataagagttacaatatatgcatgcatcaaagcatatccatgcatcatctttatattataagtgttatagtataagggtgtatgttagcatgtatacttagttcattacttgttatataaaagttatatattagtaatgaatgaatattgaGAATgccacttaggtttatttataaaagttataaatgccttgtggatgtctagcttagcaatgtggttgattttgattgtttcattctttataagagttataattaatgaaattagaattaaaatcaataaccaagagttgcatgcaaacttaggtaaaatcattttctaaaatagttttataatttgattgagatagacctaagctCACAAATtgctaatgagattagaaattagattaatcttttaaatcagtttaataggattaaattgatttcaataaaagattgaatttgtaacaaatctatctataagggaccttttgtctaaggtaggttttggctaggctggggtatttaagctgatggaaatggAACACTCCTACCTAAgaacctatctggaaaggtgaattagatagatttgctacaagcatgcaattgttgattaatatttgttaaaatgtttaatgaatgttaattaaaattgtttaactttccaaagtaagtgttacttttgggcaaacttaaacagacaattaataaaaataatttgtcgtattttttaagtaaattaaacctaggttgttaaaatactcggtgggaggaaaagatatatatgatatgtcatttccactcacgtttctctcttaatgttcacaccgtgagattcatgcttggcctcgtggcgccctgggagtgtcccccttcggatggtgtttgtatgggtcaatatcaaggtgaatggagagagtatttatagtaagtgggagaaagatatgtgtcaacatgtcctgcggtctctttcattggtttgcaccgtgaaaCCTTCTTGCATGGCCTCGTGGGAGAATCCct
This DNA window, taken from Benincasa hispida cultivar B227 chromosome 6, ASM972705v1, whole genome shotgun sequence, encodes the following:
- the LOC120080067 gene encoding probable E3 ubiquitin-protein ligase HERC4; translation: MENGDCCLSSILFPFFELPFHFEFSLPILFLRNFWRQEMDIDEVFGTNKNVSLPRKSAIYVWGYNQSGQTGRKGKDHQLRVPRQLHPDLFGCPGEINSRWLDIACGREHTAAVASDGSLFTWGANDFGQLGDGTEEKSKLPKKVDQLRTEFVKSVSCGAHCTAAIAEPRENDGTISTSRLWIWGQNQGSNLPRLFWGAFSPKTMICQVSCGAVHVVALSDDGQLQAWGYNEYGQLGRGVTSEGLQGARIINSYAKFLDEAPELLKITKVSCGEYHSAAISENGEVYTWGLGSMGQLGHCSLQSTDKELIPRRVVALDGICMKDIACGGLHTCAITQNGSLYAWGGGQVGQLGVGPQAGYFSCVVGDSETFLRNLPVLVVPNGVQHVACGHSHTLVSMKDGRICGWGYNSYGQAANEKSTYAWYPSPVDWCVGEVRKLAAGGGHSAVLTDACSLKELCEFRLADTVNLQNASEIEDVASRTGSDALARLCGRLRESLLHGHCDFEEGETNHGRK